A region from the Triticum aestivum cultivar Chinese Spring chromosome 3D, IWGSC CS RefSeq v2.1, whole genome shotgun sequence genome encodes:
- the LOC123076793 gene encoding uncharacterized protein, whose amino-acid sequence MRSNPATPANPSGSRKRGHYNSANKSRRKGDTAYRCSPHLIPPMMKLLSDEQRGFVRKIGFGSLLSMADFEMDRALTLWLIDRFSCDTEALEFEGDVSVPVRPLVASVLGIPSGPIQVVAGLHVGDALRTRHRCLKGKNAEKLAEEMRGMTEEEPFCMAFMMVILAIYLAPNTTKLVNRYLFGAAQQVGSLKQMDWCGFVADYLFRGIRKFKESEAPFVFVKGCVHILNVIYVDLVKHAAFEVPNGFPRLGVVTTEHNKWVASHPFGSLLVRRIEESVYAPVLNNMGNGSIVEGGTCADSDTNTDALANQFAITVTHQNNPHPISAYPGPARTTPDVTSLAGVEHVALETSARSAVYSFNTHRVEGCVFLEERVGFPRSREQLQSAGPSSPCSAQIAEKTQLAPEATLGRNRGSPKDDRTPERARVELPNSGQVKRAGEGTIRMDMSLLSCRVCYHPVKPPVFQCNVGHLACGTCLAELPGEQCPICEHGGGFSRCPVMDDVVLSSEMKCSYDGCQSYVPYHELDGHQRVCPHAPCFCMEPGCGFCGPPPALLGHLSAVHSVPVQKVQYGNVHRLRLSEAQCLLHAEEDDSVFLLAVGALGMATVVSAVCICAGASLEPRHAVKLRANGPPPPSSAAGSILLDTKAVTNSNRPGEVAVEELPSFLMVPPAYLAGSGASEVSLDVRIDRV is encoded by the exons ATGCGCTCCAATCCCGCCACGCCTGCGAATCCCAGCGGGAGCAGAAAGCGTGGGCATTACAATTCCGCCAACAAGTCCCGCCGGAAG GGAGACACGGCGTACAGGTGCTCGCCTCACCTCATCCCACCGATGATGAAGCTTCTCAGCGACGAGCAGAGAGGCTTTGTGAGAAAGATTGGGTTTGGGAGCCTGCTGTCCATGGCAGACTTCGAGATGGACAGGGCCCTCACCCTGTGGCTGATCGACAGGTTCAGCTGCGACACCGAGGCGCTCGAGTTCGAAGGCGACGTGTCGGTTCCGGTAAGGCCGCTCGTGGCGTCCGTCCTCGGGATCCCTTCGGGCCCCATCCAGGTCGTGGCGGGCCTCCACGTCGGCGACGCTCTCCGCACTCGGCACCGCTGTCTTAAAGGGAAGAACGCCGAGAAACTGGCCGAAGAAATGCGCGGCATGACCGAGGAGGAACCCTTCTGTATGGCCTTCATGATGGTGATACTTGCGATCTATCTCgcgccgaacacgaccaagcttgTCAACCGGTACTTGTTTGGAGCCGCTCAACAGGTCGGCAGCCTCAAGCAGATGGACTGGTGCGGCTTCGTTGCTGACTATCTCTTCAGAGGAATCAGGAAGTTCAAGGAATCGGAAGCACCCTTTGTTTTTGTAAAGGGCTGTGTGCACATCCTGAAC GTCATTTACGTTGATCTTGTGAAACACGCTGCATTTGAAGTGCCAAACGGCTTTCCACGCTTGGGCGTTGTCACCACAGAGCATAACAAATGGGTAGCTTCACATCCCTTTGGTAGCTTGCTG GTGCGTCGTATAGAAGAGTCTGTCTATGCTCCCGTGCTCAATAACATGGGAAATGGTAGCATTGTTGAAGGCGGAACATGTGCTGATTCTGATACAAATACTGACGCTCTGGCCAATCAGTTTGCTATCACTGTCACCCATCAAAATAACCCGCATCCGATTTCAGCATACCCTGGCCCTGCCAGAACAACCCCTGATGTAACAAGCTTGGCCGGTGTTGAACATGTAGCTTTAGAGACATCAGCTCGATCTGCAG TGTATTCATTTAACACTCACAGAGTTGAGGGGTGCGTTTTCTTGGAAGAACGCGTAGGTTTTCCAAGAAGCCGCGAGCAATTGCAGTCTGCTGGGCCTTCTTCACCGTGTTCTGCACAA ATTGCGGAGAAGACGCAGCTTGCGCCAGAAGCCACTTTGGGAAGGAACAGGGGTTCGCCGAAGGACGATCGGACGCCCGAGAGGGCGAGGGTGGAGCTGCCCAACAGTGGGCAAGTAAAGCGAGCCGGAGAAGGCACCATAAGGATGGACATGAGTTTGCTTAGTTGTCGCGTCTGCTACCACCCCGTCAAGCCCCCTGTCTTCCAG TGCAATGTCGGGCATTTAGCTTGCGGCACATGCCTCGCGGAGCTCCCCGGCGAACAGTGCCCGATCTgcgagcatggcggtggctttagCCGCTGTCCAGTGATGGACGACGTCGTCTTGTCGAGCGAGATGAAGTGCTCCTACGACGGCTGCCAGAGCTACGTCCCCTACCACGAGCTCGACGGCCACCAGAGAGTGTGCCCACACGCGCCCTGCTTCTGCATGGAGCCCGGTTGCGGCTTCTGCGGCCCTCCACCGGCGCTCCTTGGCCACCTCAGTGCGGTGCACTCGGTGCCAGTGCAGAAGGTCCAGTACGGCAATGTTCACCGGCTCCGGTTGTCGGAGGCGCAGTGCCTGCTCCATGCGGAAGAGGACGACAGCGTGTTCCTCCTGGCCGTGGGCGCGCTCGGCATGGCCACCGTCGTGTCTGCGGTGTGCATCTGTGCGGGAGCGTCACTGGAGCCACGACACGCGGTCAAGCTCCGGGCGAACGGTCCGCCGCCACCGAGCAGCGCGGCGGGCAGCATTCTGTTGGACACGAAGGCGGTGACGAACAGCAACAGACCCGGCGAGGTGGCCGTGGAGGAGCTGCCGTCTTTCTTGATGGTGCCGCCTGCATATCTGGCTGGATCTGGCGCGTCCGAGGTGTCCCTCGACGTTCGCATTGACAGGGTGTGA
- the LOC123076795 gene encoding uncharacterized protein isoform X2, whose protein sequence is MGSSPAARSNPSRTGKRGDAMDGGNPPSRSAKKSSALLPKGWSGTASYRCSPHLIPRIVGLLSEEQKGFVRKIGFGSLLSMADFEINKALTLWLVGRFSCETEALEFEGGVSIPVRPLVKSVLGIPSGPIPVVQSPYSHFSSTKVRKAKELAEEMCGITEEEPFCTAFMMVILAIYLAPNTTMLVNRSLLGAAQKVGSLRQMDWCGFVADYLIKGLMEFKESDAPFVLLKGCVHILSVIFIDHVKHAEFQVPNGFPRLRVVTTAHNKWVASHPFGSLLVRRLEESVYAPVLNNGNGNIVEGGECADSDTNTDALANLPATDNDQNNQHPVSAGPASLSIVVALETSAQSAGTNHLHGAMGSIPAAHANPSSNGKQGSAMDGGSPPSRSAKRPRKIVELLSEEQKGFVRKIGFGSLLSMADFEMNKALTLWLVGKFSCDTNALEFGGGLSIPVRPLVKSVLGIPSGPIQVVQGLHVDYGLFSQYCTVKFKNARKLAEEMCSITEEEPFCIAFMMTILAIYLAPNTTVLVNRSFLGAAQQVGSLKQMDWCGFVADYLFKGIREFKESDAPFGCLKGCVHILSVIFIDLVKHAAFEVPNGFPRLGFVTTEHNKWVASHPFGSLLVRRLEESVYAPVLNNGNGNIVQVGECADSDTDTDALSNQSATDNDQNNQHPVSPGPGSLLIVTGLETSARSAEHIIFPRSGEQLQSAGPSSEPFSAQILNGLEVLAAAAESRNRDSPSTMEKHDRSAKRARVELPNNGQMVRDGEATIRMDMSLFSCRVCSHPVKPPVFQCNVGHLACGRCLAELPDEQCQMCEHGGDFSRCPVMDDVVLSSTMKCSHDGCHIYVPYHELDDHQSTCPHGPCFCTETGCSFAGAPAALLGHLAALHSVPVHKVHYGSVHQLRVSEPRFLLHAEEDDSAFLLAVGVLGMATVVSVVCLRAGAYPEPRYAVKLWANGPPLPSSAAGSILLDMQAVTSISRPGEVAVEELPSFLMVPPAYLVDCGAYKEVSLDVRIDRM, encoded by the exons ATGGGTTCCAGTCCTGCTGCGCGTTCCAATCCCAGCAGGACCGGAAAGCGGGGGGATGCCATGGATGGTGGCAATCCACCAAGCAGATCTGCCAAGAAGTCCTCTGCTCTTCTCCCAAAGGGCTGG AGCGGGACGGCGTCGTACAGATGTTCCCCGCACCTCATCCCGCGGATTGTGGGGCTTCTCAGCGAGGAGCAGAAGGGCTTCGTCAGAAAAATCGGGTTTGGGAGCCTGCTGTCCATGGCAGACTTCGAGATTAACAAGGCCCTTACCTTGTGGCTGGTTGGCAGGTTCAGTTGCGAGACCGAGGCGCTCGAGTTTGAAGGCGGCGTGTCGATTCCGGTGAGGCCGCTCGTCAAGTCTGTCCTTGGGATCCCTTCAGGCCCCATCCCAGTCGTGCAGTCTCCCTACAGTCACTTCTCTTCTACTAAAGTGAGGAAGGCCAAGGAACTGGCCGAAGAAATGTGTGGCATAACCGAGGAGGAACCCTTCTGTACAGCCTTCATGATGGTGATACTCGCGATTTATCTAGCACCAAACACAACCATGCTTGTCAACAGGTCCTTGCTTGGAGCTGCTCAGAAGGTTGGTAGCCTCAGACAGATGGACTGGTGCGGTTTCGTTGCTGACTACCTCATCAAAGGACTCATGGAATTCAAGGAATCGGATGCACCCTTTGTTCTTCTGAAGGGCTGTGTGCACATTCTGAGC GTCATTTTCATTGATCATGTGAAACACGCGGAATTCCAAGTACCAAACGGCTTTCCACGCTTGCGCGTTGTCACTACAGCGCATAACAAATGGGTAGCTTCACATCCCTTTGGTAGCTTGCTG GTACGTCGTCTAGAAGAGTCTGTCTATGCTCCTGTGCTTAATAATGGAAATGGTAACATTGTTGAAGGCGGAGAATGCGCTGATTCTGATACAAATACTGATGCTCTAGCCAATCTGCCTGCTACCGACAACGATCAAAATAACCAGCATCCGGTTTCAGCAGGTCCTGCCAGCTTGTCCATTGTTGTAGCGTTAGAGACATCAGCTCAATCTGCAGGTACAAACCATCTTCACGGGGCCATGGGTTCCATTCCTGCTGCGCATGCTAATCCCAGCAGTAATGGAAAACAGGGGAGTGCCATGGATGGTGGTAGTCCACCAAGTAGATCTGCCAAGAGGCCCCGGAAG ATTGTGGAGCTTCTCAGTGAGGAGCAGAAGGGCTTCGTCAGAAAAATCGGGTTTGGGAGCCTGCTGTCCATGGCGGATTTCGAGATGAACAAGGCCCTTACCCTCTGGTTGGTTGGTAAGTTCAGTTGTGACACCAATGCGCTTGAGTTTGGAGGCGGCTTATCGATTCCGGTGAGGCCACTCGTCAAGTCTGTCCTTGGGATCCCTTCGGGCCCCATCCAAGTCGTGCAGGGTCTCCATGTTGACTATGGTCTCTTCAGTCAGTACTGCACTGTTAAATTCAAGAACGCCAGGAAATTGGCCGAGGAAATGTGCAGCATAACCGAGGAGGAACCCTTCTGTATAGCCTTCATGATGACGATACTCGCGATTTATCTAGCACCAAATACAACCGTGCTTGTCAACAGGTCCTTTCTTGGAGCTGCTCAACAGGTCGGTAGCCTCAAACAGATGGATTGGTGCGGTTTCGTTGCTGACTATCTCTTCAAAGGAATCAGGGAGTTCAAGGAATCAGATGCACCCTTTGGTTGTCTAAAGGGCTGTGTGCACATTCTGAGC GTCATTTTCATTGATCTTGTGAAACATGCTGCATTCGAAGTACCAAACGGCTTTCCACGCTTGGGCTTTGTCACTACAGAGCATAACAAATGGGTAGCTTCACATCCCTTTGGTAGCTTGCTG GTACGTCGTCTAGAAGAGTCTGTCTATGCTCCTGTGCTTAATAATGGAAATGGTAACATTGTTCAAGTCGGAGAATGTGCTGATTCTGATACAGATACTGATGCTCTGTCCAATCAGTCTGCTACCGACAATGATCAAAATAACCAGCATCCGGTTTCACCAGGTCCTGGCAGCTTGCTCATTGTTACAGGGTTAGAGACATCAGCTCGATCTGCAG AACACATTATTTTTCCAAGAAGCGGCGAACAATTGCAGTCTGCTGGGCCTTCTTCTGAACCGTTTTCTGCACAA ATTCTGAACGGGCTGGAGGTTCTTGCGGCTGCCGCCGAGAGCAGGAACAGGGATTCACCGTCGACGATGGAGAAGCATGATCGGAGCGCCAAAAGGGCAAGGGTGGAGCTGCCCAATAATGGGCAAATGGTGCGAGATGGAGAAGCCACCATAAGGATGGACATGAGTTTGTTCAGTTGCCGCGTCTGCTCCCACCCCGTCAAGCCCCCTGTCTTCCAG TGCAATGTCGGGCATTTAGCTTGCGGCAGATGCCTTGCCGAGCTCCCCGACGAACAGTGCCAGATGTGTGAGCACGGCGGTGACTTTAGCCGCTGTCCAGTGATGGACGACGTCGTCCTGTCGAGCACGATGAAGTGCTCCCACGACGGCTGCCACATTTACGTCCCCTACCACGAGCTCGACGACCACCAGAGCACGTGCCCGCACGGGCCCTGCTTCTGCACGGAGACCGGCTGCAGCTTCGCGGGCGCACCGGCGGCGCTCCTCGGCCACCTCGCCGCCCTGCACTCAGTGCCAGTGCACAAGGTACACTACGGCAGTGTCCATCAGCTCCGGGTGTCGGAGCCACGGTTCCTGCTCCACGCGGAAGAGGACGACAGCGCGTTCCTCCTGGCCGTGGGCGTGCTTGGCATGGCCACCGTCGTGTCCGTGGTGTGCCTCAGAGCGGGAGCATACCCAGAGCCGCGATACGCGGTCAAGCTCTGGGCGAACGGTCCGCCGCTGCCGAGCAGCGCGGCGGGCAGCATTCTGCTGGACATGCAGGCGGTGACGAGCATCAGCAGGCCCGGCGAGGTGGCGGTGGAGGAGCTGCCGTCGTTCCTGATGGTGCCGCCGGCATACCTGGTTGACTGTGGGGCGTACAAGGAGGTGTCCCTCGACGTTCGCATTGACAGGATGTGA
- the LOC123076795 gene encoding uncharacterized protein isoform X1: MGSSPAARSNPSRTGKRGDAMDGGNPPSRSAKKSSALLPKGWSGTASYRCSPHLIPRIVGLLSEEQKGFVRKIGFGSLLSMADFEINKALTLWLVGRFSCETEALEFEGGVSIPVRPLVKSVLGIPSGPIPVVQSPYSHFSSTKVRKAKELAEEMCGITEEEPFCTAFMMVILAIYLAPNTTMLVNRSLLGAAQKVGSLRQMDWCGFVADYLIKGLMEFKESDAPFVLLKGCVHILSVIFIDHVKHAEFQVPNGFPRLRVVTTAHNKWVASHPFGSLLVRRLEESVYAPVLNNGNGNIVEGGECADSDTNTDALANLPATDNDQNNQHPVSAGPASLSIVVALETSAQSAGTNHLHGAMGSIPAAHANPSSNGKQGSAMDGGSPPSRSAKRPRKSGSAVYRCSPRLIPQIVELLSEEQKGFVRKIGFGSLLSMADFEMNKALTLWLVGKFSCDTNALEFGGGLSIPVRPLVKSVLGIPSGPIQVVQGLHVDYGLFSQYCTVKFKNARKLAEEMCSITEEEPFCIAFMMTILAIYLAPNTTVLVNRSFLGAAQQVGSLKQMDWCGFVADYLFKGIREFKESDAPFGCLKGCVHILSVIFIDLVKHAAFEVPNGFPRLGFVTTEHNKWVASHPFGSLLVRRLEESVYAPVLNNGNGNIVQVGECADSDTDTDALSNQSATDNDQNNQHPVSPGPGSLLIVTGLETSARSAEHIIFPRSGEQLQSAGPSSEPFSAQILNGLEVLAAAAESRNRDSPSTMEKHDRSAKRARVELPNNGQMVRDGEATIRMDMSLFSCRVCSHPVKPPVFQCNVGHLACGRCLAELPDEQCQMCEHGGDFSRCPVMDDVVLSSTMKCSHDGCHIYVPYHELDDHQSTCPHGPCFCTETGCSFAGAPAALLGHLAALHSVPVHKVHYGSVHQLRVSEPRFLLHAEEDDSAFLLAVGVLGMATVVSVVCLRAGAYPEPRYAVKLWANGPPLPSSAAGSILLDMQAVTSISRPGEVAVEELPSFLMVPPAYLVDCGAYKEVSLDVRIDRM, from the exons ATGGGTTCCAGTCCTGCTGCGCGTTCCAATCCCAGCAGGACCGGAAAGCGGGGGGATGCCATGGATGGTGGCAATCCACCAAGCAGATCTGCCAAGAAGTCCTCTGCTCTTCTCCCAAAGGGCTGG AGCGGGACGGCGTCGTACAGATGTTCCCCGCACCTCATCCCGCGGATTGTGGGGCTTCTCAGCGAGGAGCAGAAGGGCTTCGTCAGAAAAATCGGGTTTGGGAGCCTGCTGTCCATGGCAGACTTCGAGATTAACAAGGCCCTTACCTTGTGGCTGGTTGGCAGGTTCAGTTGCGAGACCGAGGCGCTCGAGTTTGAAGGCGGCGTGTCGATTCCGGTGAGGCCGCTCGTCAAGTCTGTCCTTGGGATCCCTTCAGGCCCCATCCCAGTCGTGCAGTCTCCCTACAGTCACTTCTCTTCTACTAAAGTGAGGAAGGCCAAGGAACTGGCCGAAGAAATGTGTGGCATAACCGAGGAGGAACCCTTCTGTACAGCCTTCATGATGGTGATACTCGCGATTTATCTAGCACCAAACACAACCATGCTTGTCAACAGGTCCTTGCTTGGAGCTGCTCAGAAGGTTGGTAGCCTCAGACAGATGGACTGGTGCGGTTTCGTTGCTGACTACCTCATCAAAGGACTCATGGAATTCAAGGAATCGGATGCACCCTTTGTTCTTCTGAAGGGCTGTGTGCACATTCTGAGC GTCATTTTCATTGATCATGTGAAACACGCGGAATTCCAAGTACCAAACGGCTTTCCACGCTTGCGCGTTGTCACTACAGCGCATAACAAATGGGTAGCTTCACATCCCTTTGGTAGCTTGCTG GTACGTCGTCTAGAAGAGTCTGTCTATGCTCCTGTGCTTAATAATGGAAATGGTAACATTGTTGAAGGCGGAGAATGCGCTGATTCTGATACAAATACTGATGCTCTAGCCAATCTGCCTGCTACCGACAACGATCAAAATAACCAGCATCCGGTTTCAGCAGGTCCTGCCAGCTTGTCCATTGTTGTAGCGTTAGAGACATCAGCTCAATCTGCAGGTACAAACCATCTTCACGGGGCCATGGGTTCCATTCCTGCTGCGCATGCTAATCCCAGCAGTAATGGAAAACAGGGGAGTGCCATGGATGGTGGTAGTCCACCAAGTAGATCTGCCAAGAGGCCCCGGAAG AGCGGGAGCGCGGTTTACAGATGTTCCCCTCGCCTCATTCCGCAGATTGTGGAGCTTCTCAGTGAGGAGCAGAAGGGCTTCGTCAGAAAAATCGGGTTTGGGAGCCTGCTGTCCATGGCGGATTTCGAGATGAACAAGGCCCTTACCCTCTGGTTGGTTGGTAAGTTCAGTTGTGACACCAATGCGCTTGAGTTTGGAGGCGGCTTATCGATTCCGGTGAGGCCACTCGTCAAGTCTGTCCTTGGGATCCCTTCGGGCCCCATCCAAGTCGTGCAGGGTCTCCATGTTGACTATGGTCTCTTCAGTCAGTACTGCACTGTTAAATTCAAGAACGCCAGGAAATTGGCCGAGGAAATGTGCAGCATAACCGAGGAGGAACCCTTCTGTATAGCCTTCATGATGACGATACTCGCGATTTATCTAGCACCAAATACAACCGTGCTTGTCAACAGGTCCTTTCTTGGAGCTGCTCAACAGGTCGGTAGCCTCAAACAGATGGATTGGTGCGGTTTCGTTGCTGACTATCTCTTCAAAGGAATCAGGGAGTTCAAGGAATCAGATGCACCCTTTGGTTGTCTAAAGGGCTGTGTGCACATTCTGAGC GTCATTTTCATTGATCTTGTGAAACATGCTGCATTCGAAGTACCAAACGGCTTTCCACGCTTGGGCTTTGTCACTACAGAGCATAACAAATGGGTAGCTTCACATCCCTTTGGTAGCTTGCTG GTACGTCGTCTAGAAGAGTCTGTCTATGCTCCTGTGCTTAATAATGGAAATGGTAACATTGTTCAAGTCGGAGAATGTGCTGATTCTGATACAGATACTGATGCTCTGTCCAATCAGTCTGCTACCGACAATGATCAAAATAACCAGCATCCGGTTTCACCAGGTCCTGGCAGCTTGCTCATTGTTACAGGGTTAGAGACATCAGCTCGATCTGCAG AACACATTATTTTTCCAAGAAGCGGCGAACAATTGCAGTCTGCTGGGCCTTCTTCTGAACCGTTTTCTGCACAA ATTCTGAACGGGCTGGAGGTTCTTGCGGCTGCCGCCGAGAGCAGGAACAGGGATTCACCGTCGACGATGGAGAAGCATGATCGGAGCGCCAAAAGGGCAAGGGTGGAGCTGCCCAATAATGGGCAAATGGTGCGAGATGGAGAAGCCACCATAAGGATGGACATGAGTTTGTTCAGTTGCCGCGTCTGCTCCCACCCCGTCAAGCCCCCTGTCTTCCAG TGCAATGTCGGGCATTTAGCTTGCGGCAGATGCCTTGCCGAGCTCCCCGACGAACAGTGCCAGATGTGTGAGCACGGCGGTGACTTTAGCCGCTGTCCAGTGATGGACGACGTCGTCCTGTCGAGCACGATGAAGTGCTCCCACGACGGCTGCCACATTTACGTCCCCTACCACGAGCTCGACGACCACCAGAGCACGTGCCCGCACGGGCCCTGCTTCTGCACGGAGACCGGCTGCAGCTTCGCGGGCGCACCGGCGGCGCTCCTCGGCCACCTCGCCGCCCTGCACTCAGTGCCAGTGCACAAGGTACACTACGGCAGTGTCCATCAGCTCCGGGTGTCGGAGCCACGGTTCCTGCTCCACGCGGAAGAGGACGACAGCGCGTTCCTCCTGGCCGTGGGCGTGCTTGGCATGGCCACCGTCGTGTCCGTGGTGTGCCTCAGAGCGGGAGCATACCCAGAGCCGCGATACGCGGTCAAGCTCTGGGCGAACGGTCCGCCGCTGCCGAGCAGCGCGGCGGGCAGCATTCTGCTGGACATGCAGGCGGTGACGAGCATCAGCAGGCCCGGCGAGGTGGCGGTGGAGGAGCTGCCGTCGTTCCTGATGGTGCCGCCGGCATACCTGGTTGACTGTGGGGCGTACAAGGAGGTGTCCCTCGACGTTCGCATTGACAGGATGTGA